The window AGCCCGGAGGGCTGTCCTTGGGACCGTGAGCAGACGCATGAATCGCTGCGGAAGAATCTGATCGAGGAAACCTATGAGGTGCTGGAAACGATCGATGAGGATGATCCTGACCATATGAAGGAAGAGCTTGGGGATCTGCTGCTGCAGATCATGCTTCATTCCCAGATGGAAGAGGAGCTGGGCACTTTTAGTGTCTATGATGTGATTGAGGGATTGAATGATAAGCTGATCTTCCGTCATCCGCATGTATTTGGCGGCAAAAACGCTGCAGATGCCGAAGAGGCGCTGAAAAACTGGGAAGGCATGAAAGCTGAAGAGAAGCGGCTAAAAGGGATGATGCCTGAAGCGGAGTCAGCGCTTAGCGGTGTTCCCCGCGATCTGCCGGCACTTATGAAAGCCTACAAGCTGCAGAAGAAGGCATCGAAAGTGGGCTTCGACTGGGACAATACAACCGACGTTCTGGCCAAAATCCGCGAGGAAGTTGATGAGCTGCAGGAAGCGATTGAGACCGGCGCAACGGCTGAAGAGCAGATGCTTGAGCTTGGCGATCTGCTGTTCGCAGCAACTAACATTGCCCGCTTCATCGGAGCCGACCCGGAGGAGGCACTGACCCGCACTAACCGCAAGTTTGTGTCGCGTTTTGCATACATCGAGCAGCAATTGCTGAATCGGGGGACAAGTGTGAAGGAGAGCGGCCTGGAGGTCATGGAGCAATTATGGCAGGAAGCGAAGGCGGAGGAGCGGAAATAGCCCTGCTGAATCGGGTGAAACTATCAAAATCCGCCTGTCATGGCTGCTTCGGAGAATGGTATATTTTCTTGGATATTGCCGTATAGGTGCGGCAAGAAGCGGCAATGCTGTGAATGAGCCTTAATTCCCTGGTTTCAAATGCAGTGAGAGGTTTATAATGTAGTAGTGCTTTGAGCCTGGAAAACTACTATATTTTTAAAAAAAAGGTCGTTGTGGCAGGATTTCAGAGCGGCATCAAGAATATCATAAAGACGAAATGACGATTTGCGCCAGATTCTGGCAGCATGGATCGCATTTCATTTATTTTTTCGTATCCTAGGAGGAACTTCAAATTATGAACAAGACAGATCTGGTAAACAACATTTCCGAAAAAAGCGGATTGGCCAAAAAAGATGTAGAAGCAGTACTGAACGGCGTACTTAGCGAAATTACAGAAGCTTTGTCCAAAGGCGATAAAGTGCAGCTGATTGGCTTCGGTACTTTTGAAACCCGCAAACGTTCCGGCCGCACCGGCCGCAACCCGCAATCGGGCACACCTATTGAAATCCCTGAATCGACTGTACCGGCCTTCAAGGCTGGAAACAAGCTCAAAGAAGCCGTTAACTAATGCGTTTGGACAAGTTTTTGAAAGTGTCCCGGCTGATCAAGCGCCGTACCGTGGCCAAGGATGTGTCCGAACAAGGCCGTGTGCTGATTAACGGGAAAGAATCCAAACCAAGCAGCACAGTAAAGATCGGTGACGAGATTACGGTGCAATTTGGTCAAAAGCTCGTAACGGTCAAAGTGGAGAAGCTGGTCGAAACCACCCGCAAGGATGAAGCAGCCGGTATGTACACACTACTCCGTGAAGAGCCTGTGGCCAAGAGCAGCGGTCTTGACTGGTAAGAGCTGATAGCTGAACAGAATAAAGAGCGCGGGCTTTACGATTAGGTAAAGCTTGCGCTCTTTTTATATTTTCTTGATCCTGTGCAATTTGCGTAATGATTTTGAGGTATGACTCAAATTGTATATCCCTGTGTTCTATAACCCTTCTGATCACCATAGATTAGAATCAAGAAGGAGGGGTACATGCTATGATCGAGCCAGTCAAAGTCAATAAACAGCACGATCTGCACATGCGCAGTCGCAAGCAATTGGAACTTACAGGCGTGCAGAATGTAGAGAGCTTCGATAGCGAGGAGTTTCTGCTTCGGACAGAACTTGGCCATCTCACCATTCGCGGGAATCATTTACATATCAAAAATTTAAGTCTCGAGAACGGTATTCTGTCCCTGGAAGGCAATGTCCATTCCCTGATTTATCTCGATCCCGGATCGCAGGGGAAAAACAAGGGCATACTCGGCAAGCTGTTTAAATGAACCCCGCGGTTCAATGGATGACCCTGCTCTATATGATGCTGGCCGGCACAGCTATGGGATTGACCTATGACAGCTACCGGGTGCTGTCGCTGAAGCTAAGCTTTCCCAAATGGCTGAATGCGCTGCTGGATCTGCTGTATTGGGTATGGGCGGCCCTGCTCGTCTTTCGCATGCTGTATGCCGGAAATCAGGGGCAATTGAGGTTTTATGTCTTTTTGGGCCTCTTCTTAGGCGTATGGATCTATTTTTTGATCTTCAGTGTTACGGTGCGGCGTTTTGTGGTAATGTTAATTCAGTCGGTACAGTACACATGCAGACTACTATGGAGAATATTGGAAACATTAATAGGTGTACCGCTGCTCTGGCTATGGCGCCTTCTAAAAGGGACGCTGCTGCTGCTAGGCCGTATCCTGTTATTTATCCTGAAGCTGCTTTTGCGTCTAACGAAGCCAATTTGGGTACTTCCAGTAAGGTGGATCTCTCCGTATTTGTCCCGGCTCTATCATTCCGCCTGGATTACGAGATCTATTGAATGGATAAACGCATGGCGGAAACGCTGACCTTTAATGGGGGTACGACGTATGAGCAGATTATCTGCGGAAGACAAGGGAAATCTAAGCGAAGCTTTGACCGCAGGCGCAAAGAGAAGAAAATTCATCTGGCTCCTCGTGATGGCCGTGTTTTTTGGTTGGTCCGGCTATATTTTCTTTGACCAGAGCGCTTCAATTGCGGACAAGAAAGAGGTGCTTGCCAAGAAGCAGGCAAGTAATGAGAATGTGACGGCCTCTCTCAATCAGCTGAAATACGAAGTGTCGAGGCTAAATGAAGATGAGTATATCGGCCAATTGGCGCGGAAATGGTACAATATGTATCTCCCGGGGGAACTGCCAATTCGTACGGAGCAATCAGGGCAATAAAGCAGGCCAAATAAGGCTTTCGCTGTGTTGCCTTGCTTTGCTCTTTACTGTATAATCAAATCACCGCAGACAGGATGGACTTTATATTCGTCTGTATATTTTTAAGGGAGGATCATTTTATTCTATGGCAATTGAAGTGGGCACCAAGTTAGAGGGCAAGGTGACAGGCATCACGCATTTCGGAGCATTTGTGGATCTGTCAGGAGGTGTCACAGGTCTCGTTCACATTTCGGAAATCGCCGATAACTACGTCAAGGATGTTAACGATCATTTAAAGATTGGTGATGTAGTAACCGTCAAGGTGATCAATGTTGACAAGGACGGCAAGATCGGGCTTTCCATTAAGCAGGCTGTAGATAAGCCGGCATCGGAAGTACGTCCCCCTAGAGCTCCAAGACCAGAACGTCCAAGCGGCGGAGACCGTTTCGGCGGCGGTGGCGGCAGTGGAGGCGGCGGCGGTGGTGGTTACAATCGTGAACGGGGTGGGCGTCCATTCAAGCCTGCAGCCGGTAAACCTTCATTCGAGGATAAAATGTCACGCTTCCTGAAAGACAGCGAAGAACGGATATCTTCGATCAAGAAGAACACAGAAGGAAAGCGCGGAGGCCGTGGAGCTAAACGCGTATAATTCAATACTTGTACATCATAAATAACCGCGGGGGCAATTGCCCCTTGCGGTTTTTTTGTCGCTGATACACAAATTGCCGACAGCATCCTTGCCAATCTCACATAACTCTAGGGCAATCGCTGACGAATGTCCGCGGTAGCGCTTTCCGATCTTTGGGAGGAGCGCAATCTTAAAGTCTATCAATCCGCTGACCCGTAAGGGATAGCTCTAAATTTCCATAAAATGTCGGCGCAGGCTTTTTTGTCGGAAATTTCTTGAGCGCCGCTCTCTGTTTCTGACAAACTTTAATAGAACCGCCCGCTTATAATGAGAACCATAAATTCTTAAACGGGTGGTGCAAAGGAAATGAATAAAAGCAATGTGGTGAATTTGCCGGAGTGGGCCAAAGCTGGAAGCAAGGACAAGGCGCAGAAGGAAGAAGCCTGGAGTATGCGGTTTAAGAACTGGGGTATCAAGCAGCCGCTTTTCCAGCTTATCACAGTCAAGAAATGGATGCTGCTGCTGAGTCTTATGGGCTTTCTGTTGGGACGGGCCATGATTTTGGACGAGCTGTCACCCTTTGCTGCAGCATACTTTGCAGTCATTGTGTTTATGCGGAGAGACTCTATGCTGCCCGTGGCTGCGGCTATCGTTCTTGGCAGTCTGTTCACTCCGTTTCCCGGTGCTATTGTAGTTGCTTCTGAACTGATTATTTTCTTCCTGATCTATAAGGGGCTTGAGAACTTTCAGCGCGTAGACCTCTCTTATGCACCGCTGATGGTATTCGTATCCTCGTTTATGGTCGGCCTGTTCCGGGTGGTGATTGGGCCGTCCATCGCCTGGTATCCGCTGATGATGTCCGTCATTGATGCACTTCTCGGGTTTGTGCTGACGCTAGTGTTCTTGCAGGCGCTTCCGCTCTTTACGTTTAAGCAGAAAAGCCGGGCGCTGCGCAGTGATGAGATCCTATGCCTGATCATTCTGCTTGCTTCCGTAATGACCGGCCTTGTAGGCTGGACCGTAAACGGATTGTCGCTCGAACATATATTATCCCGGTACCTCATTTTGCTGTTTGCGCTGGCCGGGGGTGCTCCACTCGGCGCTGCTGTTGGGGTAGTGACAGGTCTAATTCTCAGTCTTGCCGATATCGGGGCTATCTACCAAATGAGCCTGCTTGCCTTCTCGGGTATGCTGGCCGGTATGATGCAGTCCGGGCGCAAAGGGGCGGTATCCATGGGAATGCTGCTGGGATCAACCATTCTGTCCGTTTATTTTCTTGGTCCGGGTGATGTAATGGCCTCAACCTGGGAGACTAGTGCAGCTGTGCTGTTGTTTCTTCTCACACCTAAAGGCATTATTTCTGCCATTGCCAAATATGTACCGGGCACTGCCGATCACAGCCGGTCGCAGCATGAATATGCCCGTAGAGTAAGAGATATTACGGCAGACCGGGTTACGCAGTTTTCCCAAGTATTCCAGCAGCTGTCCAGCAGCTTCGGCCAAATTCCCCGGGCCGGGGAAGCGGGGAAGACGGATCGTGAAATGGAGGATTTCATGAGCACCGTAACCGAAGGCGCCTGCGCCGGCTGCATCCGCCGGACTCACTGCTGGGATGCCAAGTTCTATCAGACCTACAGATACATGACAGATATGATGACTACCGTAGAAGAGTGCCCGGATATAACGGCCGCCCAGCTTCCTCCGGAGTGGAACCGGATTTGCGGTAAGACGGCCGAGGTGCTGGAGGTCATGAAAGGCCAATATGATCTTTACCAGCATGATATGCGCTGGAAAAGACAAATATACGACAGCCGCCAATTTGTTGCTGAGCAATTATCCGGCGTCTCCCAGGTTATGGAGGATCTGGCCAAAGAGATTAAACGTGAGGGACAGGCTATGTACCGGCAGGAAAGCCAGATCCGTGAAGCATTGGAGAAGCTGGGACTGTCCATTCACAGCATTGAGATTCTCAGTCTTGACCCCGGACGGGTAGAGATTGAGGTAGTCCATGCTTATACACGGGGATTTGATGAATGCCGCAAAATGATCGCCCCGCTGCTCTCTGACATTCTGGAGGAGAACATTGCCGTCGTCAGTGAAACGGCTGTTCATCCGCGTGAGGGATTGTCCATGGTCACGTTCGGCTCGGCGAAGGCTTATGAAGTGAGCACGGGTGTGGCCGGTGCGGCTAAGGGAGGCGATTTGCTCTCCGGCGACAGCTTCAGCACGGTGGAGCTGGGCAATGGCACCTTTGCGGTATCCATCAGTGACGGGATGGGGAACGGGGAACGTGCCCGGATGGAGAGCAGCGCTGCGCTTTCGATGCTGGAGAAGCTCCTGCAATCGGGAATGGACGAGAAGCTGGCCGTGAAATCCGTCAATTCCATTCTGTTGCTGCGTTCACCGGATGAATTCTATGCGACGGTGGATATGGCGCTGATAGACCAGTATTCGGCGCAGACGACCTTTATGAAGATTGCTTCTGCACCGAGCTTTATCCGCCGGGGCAGCGAGGTCATTCCCATTACTTCAAGCAATCTGCCCATCGGGATTATAAAAGATATTGAGGTCGATCTGATCAGCATGCAGCTGCGCCCGGGCGATATTCTCATAATGATGACCGATGGTATTTATGATGCGCCCGGATATGCCGTTAATAAAGAGATATGGATGAAACGGCTGATTCAGGAGCTTGAGGGCGATGATCCGCAGGATATGGCCGATGAGCTGCTGGATAAGGTAATCCGGTATCAGGGCAATGAGATACATGATGACATGACCATTGTCGTCACCCGTCTTGATCATTTCCATCCGGAGTGGTCCAGCCTGCATATGCCCGGTATTGGCCGGATGGAGCGTCCGCGCACCGTGAGTTAAAGATAATTTGGTAGGTAACCTATCATTTGAAGTCCGCTATACGTCTTGGAGTATTGTTTATGCATTATATATGGAAGGATTGCTGTCTAGCTGCCAGTTTATAAGAGGAGCATGTAGTGGGAATTAATCCACTTACATTCCTCGTGCCGGCTATGGAATTAATTCTAGCGGGAAATTGTCCATTTAATTCTCCGCCTTGTTGACGGAATGGCTGATTTCACGTGATCTTAATGGAGTTTTTCCAACTAAATTATGATTTTTGAAAATATGCATCCAATTAGGTGGAGTTATTCCCATTATAGCGATGGTTGCTAACCAACGAGAAGTCTGTCATCTCAGGTATCTATCGGATTTCCAGGAGTGTCGCCTAATCCGGCGAGTCCATTCAATAGACTAGCCCGTCTCTGCCCCGCCCCGTTTCAAAAGCCGCTGGTTCAGCGGCTTAATCATATGATTCAAAATAAGTGAATTAACGGAACGGAGAGGAATTTTGGAGCTGTAGAAGCGTTAGCGTTGGCCTTTGTCCCCGGATTTACACCTTATGATGTATTCCATAAATCCAGGGACAACAGCGATCGGAAGCCCAAAAGTTCCTCGCAGTGACGCTTTTTCACGAATTTATTAAATCTATGGTCTTCCGCCTAAGAGGCGGCGTTTGAAATCTCTCAACCTTGGATATGCTAGAAACAGAACAAGGCAAAGGGGAGTGAACAGGTCATGAGACAAATCTTGCTCATTACTGACGGTTGTTCAAACGTGGGGGAAAGTCCGGTGATGGCTGCGGCGCATGCCCGGCAGGAGGGAATCACCGTGAATGTCGTTGGCGTAGTGGATTACGGGACGATCGGAGAGCTTGGGAGCCGGGAGATTGCGGATATCGCCAAAGCCGGCGGCGGACTCAGCCGGATCGTCGGCACGCCGCAGCTGGCGCAGACGATGCAGATGATGACCCGGAAAACCGTGGTTCAGACTATTCAGCAGGCGGTTAATAAAGAGGTAAAAAAAATACTCGGTGAAGGCTCGCTGGAAGAGCTTCCTCCGCTTAAACGTTCGCAGGTCGTTACTGTGGTAGATGAGCTTACGGAGACCACACCGCTGCGCATAGCACTGCTCATAGATGCAAGTGCAAGCATGAAGCCTAAGCTGGGTGCAGTTGAGGAGGCAATCCGTGATTTGGCGCTCAGCCTGGAGGCGCGGGAAGGACGCAGCGAGCTTGCCGTGTTCCATTTTCCCGGACGTTCCAGCAGCGAGGATGCCATGCTCGATATGGACTGGAGCAGCGATGTATCCGAAGTCCGCTCCCTGTTCAGCAGGCTGAAGATGAGGGGAGCTACACCGACAGGACCGGCGATTTTCAAGGTGCTTGAGCATTACCGTTATGATAAACTGGATGAACACCGTGACCGCCGCGTCAGCGAGGACCAGGGTGAACGAGAAGGGATGATTGGTGGGTATGTCGTCTAATCCACCCTATCCGGTAGGCACCGTAATTTCAGGCAAATGGCGGGGGAACCGCTATGTTGTCGAACGGCTGCTGGGAAAAGGGGCGAACGGAACCGTATATCTCGTGCAAAGAGAAGGCAGACGGGAGAAGTATGCGCTCAAGGTCGGAAACGACACGCTTGAACTGCAGTCTGAAATCAATGTGCTGACTTCCCTTCAATCCTGCCGTAAGCGCAGTGAGTACCGGGCACGCCGTGAATCTCCGCTCTCCTCTTATCTGCTGGAATCGGATGACTTTAAAGGCGGGGACAATGAGCCGTTTTACGTCATGCGTTATGTGGAGGGGCGGCCGCTGCATCTTTTTTTGGCCAAAAACGGTGCCTCCTGGCTGGGGCTGGTCGGACTGAAGCTGCTGGAGAAGCTGCAACTGCTGCACGAATGCGGCTTTGTGTTTGGAGACCTGAAGCCGGAGAACGTGATGGTATCGGATTACGGGGAAGCCGAGCTGATTGATTATGGCGGTGCAAGTCCAATGGGACGCAGTGTCAAGCAATTTACCGAATGGCATGACCGCGGGTTCTGGAACGCCGGGAGCCGCACGGGTGATGAGAGCTACGACCTCTTTTCATTTGCCGTGCTGTGCCTTCGCCTGCTTAATGAGGACGGGCTGAAGGTTGCTGCCCAGCAGCTTCCGCAGACCCGGAGCGTGGATGAGCTGACCAGACTGGCCAGAAATCTGCCGGACAAAAAGCTTTCCTCCTGGCTGTGCCTGGCGCTGAAGGGCGGGTTTACCGGATCAGCGGCGGCAGCGGCGGCGTGGAAGCATCATATCTATAATCAGCGCAAACCAGCCAAAGAGACTATGGCAACTCCGCGCTGGCTGAAGAATGCCTTTGCACTTTCTTTGTTTGTGCTGGCCTTTACAATTTACTGGGTGCTCCGTTTTTGACATTATACATACTACATACGATCCAGGGCCCAATATGCCGCTCAGAGCTCTTGTATTTAACAGGCAGGAAAGGAAGCCGCAGATGGAGCAAATGAATGAACTAGTGCAGTACGTAATGGAGTCCGCGGCCGAGCATGAGCTGTGGGCACCCCATGACACCATTGTAGTCGCAGTTTCCGGAGGACCGGACTCTGTGGCTCTTTTGCGTATTTTGCATGAAATATCCTTGAACCGTACACCGCTAAATCTGATATGCGCCCATGTGAACCATGGCTTTAGAGCTGAGTCGCAGGAGGAGGCTGAATTTGTCCGCGCACTGGCGGATGAGCTGGGTTTACCTTTTGAGCTGGCTGAATTCGATATTCCCTCTATTGTGAAGAAAAGCGGTCTGGGACCGGAGGGAGCAGCGCGGGAGAAACGTTATCAGTTTCTGATTGAAACGGCTAAGCGGTATGGGGCGCGCGCCGTCGCACTGGCGCATCATGCCGATGATCAGGCGGAGACGGTGCTGATGCGTCTGCTGCGCGGCAGCGGTCCTTCGGGACTGGCCGGGATGCGCTGGAAAAGAACCGAAAAAAAGGTGGAACTCATCCGCCCCTTTCTGCGTATTAACAAAACAGCTCTTATCGGGCTGTGTCAGAGTGAAGGGTTTGCTTATGCCATGGATGCCAGCAATCTGCTTATGAAATATAAGCGGAATGCGGTTCGGCTGGAGGTGCTGCCGATGCTGGAAAAGTATAACCCCAAAGTAAAGCAGTCGCTTCTGCAGCTGTCTGAAATTGCCGGAGCGGAAGATGAATTTATGGAGGCGAATGCGTTAAAATGCTTCGAAGAGCTAGTTTTGTTCGAGCATGGAAAATACACCTTTAAGAGAGCTTCATTTGCGGCCGTGCCCT of the Paenibacillus pedocola genome contains:
- the mazG gene encoding nucleoside triphosphate pyrophosphohydrolase, giving the protein MSATLTVVGLGSGNPDRLTLGIIKKLKAATTVYVRTAEHPVMAALKELEISSRSFDGLYESLDSFPEVYEAITSRLIEEALSAPQGTEIVYAVPGHPMVAESAVSLLRQRCPEAGIELQILGGESFLDEAFVRLGFDPIEGFQLLDASGIRSSQLQPQLHTLIGQVYDSFTASETKLCLMELYPPEYEVIVGHALGVEQEERILRVPLYELDRLDGYGNLSLVYVPANRSEDARKRTFARLHEIVDTLRSPEGCPWDREQTHESLRKNLIEETYEVLETIDEDDPDHMKEELGDLLLQIMLHSQMEEELGTFSVYDVIEGLNDKLIFRHPHVFGGKNAADAEEALKNWEGMKAEEKRLKGMMPEAESALSGVPRDLPALMKAYKLQKKASKVGFDWDNTTDVLAKIREEVDELQEAIETGATAEEQMLELGDLLFAATNIARFIGADPEEALTRTNRKFVSRFAYIEQQLLNRGTSVKESGLEVMEQLWQEAKAEERK
- a CDS encoding HU family DNA-binding protein gives rise to the protein MNKTDLVNNISEKSGLAKKDVEAVLNGVLSEITEALSKGDKVQLIGFGTFETRKRSGRTGRNPQSGTPIEIPESTVPAFKAGNKLKEAVN
- a CDS encoding RNA-binding S4 domain-containing protein, producing MRLDKFLKVSRLIKRRTVAKDVSEQGRVLINGKESKPSSTVKIGDEITVQFGQKLVTVKVEKLVETTRKDEAAGMYTLLREEPVAKSSGLDW
- the yabP gene encoding sporulation protein YabP, which encodes MIEPVKVNKQHDLHMRSRKQLELTGVQNVESFDSEEFLLRTELGHLTIRGNHLHIKNLSLENGILSLEGNVHSLIYLDPGSQGKNKGILGKLFK
- the yabQ gene encoding spore cortex biosynthesis protein YabQ; amino-acid sequence: MNPAVQWMTLLYMMLAGTAMGLTYDSYRVLSLKLSFPKWLNALLDLLYWVWAALLVFRMLYAGNQGQLRFYVFLGLFLGVWIYFLIFSVTVRRFVVMLIQSVQYTCRLLWRILETLIGVPLLWLWRLLKGTLLLLGRILLFILKLLLRLTKPIWVLPVRWISPYLSRLYHSAWITRSIEWINAWRKR
- a CDS encoding FtsB family cell division protein, with product MSRLSAEDKGNLSEALTAGAKRRKFIWLLVMAVFFGWSGYIFFDQSASIADKKEVLAKKQASNENVTASLNQLKYEVSRLNEDEYIGQLARKWYNMYLPGELPIRTEQSGQ
- a CDS encoding S1 domain-containing RNA-binding protein; this encodes MAIEVGTKLEGKVTGITHFGAFVDLSGGVTGLVHISEIADNYVKDVNDHLKIGDVVTVKVINVDKDGKIGLSIKQAVDKPASEVRPPRAPRPERPSGGDRFGGGGGSGGGGGGGYNRERGGRPFKPAAGKPSFEDKMSRFLKDSEERISSIKKNTEGKRGGRGAKRV
- the spoIIE gene encoding stage II sporulation protein E; this encodes MNKSNVVNLPEWAKAGSKDKAQKEEAWSMRFKNWGIKQPLFQLITVKKWMLLLSLMGFLLGRAMILDELSPFAAAYFAVIVFMRRDSMLPVAAAIVLGSLFTPFPGAIVVASELIIFFLIYKGLENFQRVDLSYAPLMVFVSSFMVGLFRVVIGPSIAWYPLMMSVIDALLGFVLTLVFLQALPLFTFKQKSRALRSDEILCLIILLASVMTGLVGWTVNGLSLEHILSRYLILLFALAGGAPLGAAVGVVTGLILSLADIGAIYQMSLLAFSGMLAGMMQSGRKGAVSMGMLLGSTILSVYFLGPGDVMASTWETSAAVLLFLLTPKGIISAIAKYVPGTADHSRSQHEYARRVRDITADRVTQFSQVFQQLSSSFGQIPRAGEAGKTDREMEDFMSTVTEGACAGCIRRTHCWDAKFYQTYRYMTDMMTTVEECPDITAAQLPPEWNRICGKTAEVLEVMKGQYDLYQHDMRWKRQIYDSRQFVAEQLSGVSQVMEDLAKEIKREGQAMYRQESQIREALEKLGLSIHSIEILSLDPGRVEIEVVHAYTRGFDECRKMIAPLLSDILEENIAVVSETAVHPREGLSMVTFGSAKAYEVSTGVAGAAKGGDLLSGDSFSTVELGNGTFAVSISDGMGNGERARMESSAALSMLEKLLQSGMDEKLAVKSVNSILLLRSPDEFYATVDMALIDQYSAQTTFMKIASAPSFIRRGSEVIPITSSNLPIGIIKDIEVDLISMQLRPGDILIMMTDGIYDAPGYAVNKEIWMKRLIQELEGDDPQDMADELLDKVIRYQGNEIHDDMTIVVTRLDHFHPEWSSLHMPGIGRMERPRTVS
- a CDS encoding VWA domain-containing protein, whose amino-acid sequence is MRQILLITDGCSNVGESPVMAAAHARQEGITVNVVGVVDYGTIGELGSREIADIAKAGGGLSRIVGTPQLAQTMQMMTRKTVVQTIQQAVNKEVKKILGEGSLEELPPLKRSQVVTVVDELTETTPLRIALLIDASASMKPKLGAVEEAIRDLALSLEAREGRSELAVFHFPGRSSSEDAMLDMDWSSDVSEVRSLFSRLKMRGATPTGPAIFKVLEHYRYDKLDEHRDRRVSEDQGEREGMIGGYVV
- a CDS encoding protein kinase domain-containing protein — its product is MSSNPPYPVGTVISGKWRGNRYVVERLLGKGANGTVYLVQREGRREKYALKVGNDTLELQSEINVLTSLQSCRKRSEYRARRESPLSSYLLESDDFKGGDNEPFYVMRYVEGRPLHLFLAKNGASWLGLVGLKLLEKLQLLHECGFVFGDLKPENVMVSDYGEAELIDYGGASPMGRSVKQFTEWHDRGFWNAGSRTGDESYDLFSFAVLCLRLLNEDGLKVAAQQLPQTRSVDELTRLARNLPDKKLSSWLCLALKGGFTGSAAAAAAWKHHIYNQRKPAKETMATPRWLKNAFALSLFVLAFTIYWVLRF
- the tilS gene encoding tRNA lysidine(34) synthetase TilS is translated as MEQMNELVQYVMESAAEHELWAPHDTIVVAVSGGPDSVALLRILHEISLNRTPLNLICAHVNHGFRAESQEEAEFVRALADELGLPFELAEFDIPSIVKKSGLGPEGAAREKRYQFLIETAKRYGARAVALAHHADDQAETVLMRLLRGSGPSGLAGMRWKRTEKKVELIRPFLRINKTALIGLCQSEGFAYAMDASNLLMKYKRNAVRLEVLPMLEKYNPKVKQSLLQLSEIAGAEDEFMEANALKCFEELVLFEHGKYTFKRASFAAVPSALQRRLIKLILNYLSADSRALDFSKIEAVRRGTLQEHPTVWSLDLGGGLICVRQYDTILFSSKPPQQQVSYTYRLSLPDSRLELWEIGKAMTMTVLERESFALQGEDSGKMSAWFDSDELVLPLTVRSRLPGDTIKVMGLNGSKKVKDIYIDDKIPSSERSRIPLVCDGSGNIVWIPGVRRSMHAAVGRHTASVLLLTLEELEKSGET